One part of the Aspergillus luchuensis IFO 4308 DNA, chromosome 5, nearly complete sequence genome encodes these proteins:
- the bgt2 gene encoding GPI-anchored beta-1,3-endoglucanase EglC (COG:G;~EggNog:ENOG410PM6H;~InterPro:IPR017853,IPR000490;~PFAM:PF00332;~SECRETED:SignalP(1-22);~TransMembrane:1 (n7-17c22/23o428-452i);~go_function: GO:0004553 - hydrolase activity, hydrolyzing O-glycosyl compounds [Evidence IEA];~go_process: GO:0005975 - carbohydrate metabolic process [Evidence IEA]) — protein sequence MLSKMQLAQLAAFAMTLATSEAAYQGFNYGNKFSDESSKFQADFEAEFKAAKNLQTTSGFTSARLYTMIQAYSTSDVIEAIPAAIAQDTSLLLGLWASGGGMDNEITALKTAISQYGEELGKLVVGISVGSEDLYRNSVEGVEADAGVGVNPDELVSYIKEVRSVISGTALADVSIGHVDTWDSWTNSSNSAVVEAVDWLGFDGYPFFQSSMANSIDNAKSLFEESVEKTKAVAGDKEVWITETGWPVSGDSQGDAVASIANAKKFWDEVGCPLFGNVNTWWYILQDASPTTPNPSFGIVGSELSTTPLFDLSCKNSTTSSSSSVVSAAASSAAGSKAVGSSSGAQASATPSFTVGRPGVNGTVFGNGTYPLRPSGSASARPSAGAISSGSGSGSSGSGSSGSTGTSATSGQSSTSGSAAAGSSSPAAFSGASTLSGSLFGAVVAVFMTLAAL from the exons ATGCTCTCCAAGATGCAGCTCGCCCAGCTGGCCGCTTTCGCCATGACCCTGGCCACCTCCGAGGCTGCTTACCAGGGTTTCAACTACGGCAACAAGTTCTCCGATGAGAGCTCCAAGTTCCAGGCCGACTTCGAGGCCGAGTTCAAGGCCGCCAAGAACCTCCAGACCACCTCCGGCTTCACCTCTGCCCGTCTCTACACCATGATT CAAGCCTACTCCACCAGCGATGTCATCGAGGCCATCCCCGCCGCCATTGCCCAGGATACTTCCCTTCTGCTCGGTCTCTGGGCCTCCGGTGGTGGCATGGACAACGAAATTACCGCCCTGAAGACCGCCATCTCCCAGTACGGTGAGGAGCTCGGCAAGCTCGTCGTCGGTATCTCCGTCGGCAGTGAGGATCTCTACCGCAACTCCGTCGAGGGTGTCGAGGCCGATGCCGGTGTCGGTGTCAACCCCGACGAGCTCGTCTCCTACATCAAGGAGGTCCGCTCCGTCATCTCCGGCACTGCCCTCGCCGACGTCTCCATCGGTCACGTCGACACCTGGGACTCCTGGACCAACAGCTCCAACTCTGCCGTCGTCGAGGCCGTCGACTGGCTGGGCTTTGACGGCTACCCCTTCTTCCAGAGCAGCATGGCCAACTCCATCGACAACGCCAAGTCCCTCTTCGAGGAGTCCGtcgagaagaccaaggctgTCGCCGGTGACAAGGAGGTCTGGATCACCGAGACTGGTTGGCCCGTCAGCGGTGACTCCCAGGGTGATGCCGTCGCCAGCATCGCCAATGCTAAGAAGTTCTGGGACGAGGTCGGCTGCCCTCTCTTCGGTAACGTCAACACCTGGTGGTACATCCTGCAGGATgcctcccccaccacccccaaccccagctTCGGTATCGTCGGCAGCGAGCTCTCCACCACTCCCCTGTTCGACCTGTCCTGCAAGaactccaccacctcctcttcgtcttccgttgtctctgctgctgcctcttcCGCCGCCGGTAGCAAGGCTGTCGGTTCCTCCTCTGGTGCTCAGGCCTCTGCTACCCCCAGCTTCACCGTTGGCCGCCCCGGCGTGAACGGCACTGTCTTCGGTAACGGCACCTACCCCCTCCGCCCCAGCGGTTCCGCCTCTGCTCGTCCCTCTGCCGGTGCCATCTCCAGCGGctctggctccggctccagcGGTTCGGGCAGCTCTGGTAGCACCGGCACCTCGGCCACCTCCGGCCAGTCCTCCACCTCCGGCTCTGCGGCCGctggctcttcctcccccgcTGCCTTCAGCGGTGCCAGCACTCTCTCCGGCTCCCTCTTCGGTGCCGTTGTGGCCGTCTTCATGACCCTGGCTGCTTTGTAA